One Halichondria panicea chromosome 6, odHalPani1.1, whole genome shotgun sequence genomic window carries:
- the LOC135336952 gene encoding phosphatidate cytidylyltransferase 2-like, producing MSGEGVRQRMAEDEPKIPVPEKKEDPVPVSRAFGAMVTNMDSRWKNWWIRGIFTFLLIGGFGLIIYLGPVFLSLLVLSILLKCFQEIVSIGYAKYKEYNLPLIRVLNWYFLLVATYFLYGDNFFFFFPQYQKSWELLALLAQYHRIICFFLYVGGFVLFVACLKKDYYSVQFSMFGWTHLTMFMLGSQAYLVIQNVFTSVFWFLLPVSMVICNDIMAYVSGFFFGRTRLIKLSPKKTWEGFLGAFVSTVIFGICFSYILAKFDFFTCYESLSGSPCVRSSLFIMKEYNVLGVTLNLYPAQIHSIPLSVFASLLAPFGGFFASGFKRAFNIKDFADVIPGHGGAMDRFDCQILMATFSNVYYFTFCRSPNPDMLMTLLLALPYDKQMEIFERLKTALRE from the exons ATGTCTGGTGAAGGTGTACGACAGCGCATGGCAGAGGACGAACCAAAGATTCCAGTCCCTGAGAAAAAG GAGGATCCGGTTCCAGTGTCTCGTGCATTCGGTGCCATGGTAACCAACATGGACAGTCGATGGAAAAATTGGTGGATTCGTGGAATATTCACTTTTCTCCTAATTGGAGGGTTTGGTCTCATCATATATCTTGGGCCCGTGTTCCTCTCTCTGCTGGTACTCTCCATTCTGCTCAAGTGTTTTCAAGAGATTGTTAGCATCGGCTACGCTAAGTATAAAGAGTATAACCTGCCTCTCATCAGAGTGCTCAACTG GTACTTTCTTCTGGTGGCCACCTACTTTCTCTATGGTGATAACTTTTTCTTCTTCTTCCCACAATACCAGAAGAGCTGG GAATTACTGGCTCTGCTTGCCCAGTATCACAGAATCATCTGCTTCTTCCTCTACGTTGGAG gttttgtgctgtttgtGGCCTGTCTCAAGAAAGATTACTACTCTGTACAGTTCAGCATG tttggaTGGACCCACCTCACCATGTTCATGCTTGGATCACAAGCGTATCTTGTCATCCAGAACGTCTTTACTTCCGTCTTTTGGTTCCTCCTGCCCGTTTCCATGGTAATCTGCAACGACATCATGGCCTATGTGTCCG GTTTCTTTTTTGGGCGAACTCGACTTATAAAACTGTCTCCAAAGAAAACTTGGGAGGGATTTCTCGGTGCTTTTGTATCCACCGTCATATTCGGAATATGT TTTTCGTACATTCTTGCCAAGTTTGACTTCTTTACTTGC TACGAGTCACTGTCTGGCTCTCCTTGTGTCCGATCATCACTCTTCATAATGAAGGAATATAAT gtgcttGGAGTGACCCTAAACCTCTATCCTGCTCAGATCCACTCTATACCGCTCTCTGTATTTGCTTCGTTGCTCGCTCCGTTCGGAGGATTTTTTGCCTCAGGGTTCAAACGGGCGTTTAACATCAAAGACTTTGCTGACGTCATCCCTGGTCACGGCGGTGCTATGGATAGGTTCGACTGTCAGATTCTGATGGCTACTTTCTCCAATGTCTACTATTTCACGTTCTGCAG gaGCCCCAACCCAGACATGCTGATGACGTTGCTCCTCGCTCTCCCGTATGACAAACAAATGGAGATATTCGAGAGACTCAAAACTGCTCTCAGAGAATAG